From the Daphnia magna isolate NIES linkage group LG3, ASM2063170v1.1, whole genome shotgun sequence genome, one window contains:
- the LOC116932787 gene encoding eukaryotic translation initiation factor 4 gamma-like, which translates to MSVKKSNYINGIHVLFKVHSTGEYTIGTAGIISQPKLPENDNIQLLDNVQKLFELKTKIKIRVENMDGKKKVIIATIHGYSKKPTGRVEMEKLKTDEESKKSTEEVSREKAKEEEKKKAEEKSKKRAEEESIRKAEEESIRKAEEEARKRAKEETRKSTKEQKKKAEAESKISAVSSKRKTLESGFQRYAKKRLIYHDEPKVTTPPSHTDDDASESDSQKDMFLESTEESDEEASGDGSDVIRGKRDLEDEEDLEDDDMSLFHKSSFGCSNKDESDGKCNSTAISIRTATRTVANVNDSSLMENSSTPSRRQQMTDFKDRINDLEKENGFLHYQIDEKNAEIESLKTEILELKSQHNPDNLVERINAALSAANGMASNERNVASNQNGSRLSTSMDQIMVYTIDYFKIN; encoded by the exons ATGTCTGTAAAGAAAAGTAATTACATcaacggtatccatgtcttaTTCAAAGTGCATTCCACTGGGGAATACACTATTGGAACAGCTGGAATTATTTCACAGCCTAAGTTACCTGAAAATGACAACATTCAACTCCTCGACAATGTTCAGAAATTGTTTGAATTGAAGACCAAGATTAAAATAAG AGTAGAGAATAtggatggaaaaaagaaagtcatCATTGCAACCATTCATGGTTATTCAA aaaaacCAACCGGGAGAGTTGAAATGGAGAAATTAAAGACAGATGAAGAATCCAAGAAATCGACAGAAGAAGTTTCAAGGGAAAAGGCCAAAgaggaggaaaagaaaaaagcagaagagaaatcaaagaaaagaGCTGAAGAAGAGTCAATAAGAAAGGCAGAAGAAGAGTCAATTAGAAAGGCTGAAGAAGAGGCAAGGAAAAGGGCAAAAGAAGAGACAAGAAAGAGTActaaagaacaaaagaaaaaggctgaAGCAGAGTCAAAGATAAGTGCAGTATCGTCAAAGAGAAAGACACTAGAATCTGGTTTTCAGAGATATGCGAAAAAGAGATTGATATACCATGACGAACCTAAAGTAACAACTCCTCCATCGCATACTGACGACGATGCCTCTGAATCTGATTCACAGAAGGATATGTTCTTAGAGTCAACAg AAGAAAGTGACGAGGAAGCTTCAGGTGATGGGTCAGACGTCATTAGAGGCAAACGTGACttagaagacgaagaagattTAGAAGATGATGACATGAGTTTGTTCCATAAATCTTCGTTTGGGTGTTCTAACAAGGATGAAAGTGATGGTAAATGTAATTCAACGGCCATTTCAATTAGAACAGCGACCAGAACAGTAGCTAATGTTAATGATTCGTCATTAATGGAGAACTCCTCAACCCCCTCTCGGCGTCAGCAG ATGACTGATTTTAAGGACCGAATTAATGatctggaaaaagaaaatggctttTTACATTACCAGATCGATGAAAAGAATGCGGAAATCGAATCACTCAAAACTGAAATTCTCGAGCTGAAGAGCCAACATAACCCTGACAATCTGGTGGAAA GAATTAATGCTGCGCTTTCCGCAGCAAATGGGATGGCCTCTAACGAACGGAATGTTGCTTCCAACCAAAACGGCTCAAGACTTTCTACGTCAATGGATCAGATCATGGTATACACGAttgattattttaaaataaattaa
- the LOC123470627 gene encoding uncharacterized protein LOC123470627 yields MAEKEEDGNFSKKRRLTGSSKWTLDKISRQITESQATLDVDKMIMMQRVESSENVPTSTYHSSEAPPIFLESDLSQESRNVQVSWFCDDEEELAEKDSTPTEQTDSIGFFPEIESFMMESEECPEAVFDIETDLNELFDIFSDDDEEHLDDDDLSVTAGKDFDRIQVTRLLSAAFYLKHGLSKSGLGDFLDILNVSSELYQDEELRSPYMFMKKYGILNADLKRIYPCSTCSKTLENDKNGYPKETQPCGHNHCKETSDKCYTLLLPVEEQVKFFLRHHGIKKKF; encoded by the exons ATGGCAGAGAAGGAAGAAGATGgaaatttttctaagaaaCGGCGTCTTACTGGAAGTTCTAAATGGACATTAGATAAGATTTCACGTCAGATTACTGAATCTCAAGCCACATTAGACGTTGATAAAATGATAATGATGCAAAGAGTAGAGTCAAGTGAAAATGTTCCAACCAGTACATATCACAGTAGTGAAGCTCCACCAATATTTTTG GAATCGGATTTATCTCAAGAATCAAGGAACGTTCAAGTTTCTTGGTTTtgtgatgatgaagaagagcTTGCTG AGAAGGATTCTACGCCGACTGAACAGACTGACTCCATCGGATTTTTTCCCGAAATAGAATCCTTTATGATGGAATCAGAGGAGTGTCCAGAGGCTGTTTTTGATATAGAAACGGATTTGAACGAattatttgatattttttcgGACGATGACGAGGAACATCTAGATGACGATGATCTATCG GTTACAGCGGGAAAAGATTTCGATCGTATTCAAGTTACGCGGCTACTTTCCGCTGCATTTTACTTGAAACATGGTTTATCCAAGTCAGGCCTTGGTGATTTCCTCgacattttaaatgtttcttctGAGCTATATCAAGATGAAGAGCTAAGAAGTCCATATAtgtttatgaaaaaatatgggATTTTAAATGCCGATCTTAAAAGAATTTATCCTTGTTCTACGTGCTCCAAGACCCTAGAAAACGATAAGAATGGATATCCGAAAGAAACTCAGCCTTGTGGGCACAATCATTGCAAGGAAACATCAGACAAATGCTACACTCTCTTGCTCCCCGTTGAAGAACAAGTGAAATTTTTCCTCCGTCACCATggaatcaaaaaaaaattctga